The stretch of DNA ATAaaatttctcttctattttacaaacttcaaattatttaaagctaatttttgtttcctcttaGTCTCCTCTTCTGGCTGAATATCCcaagttcctttagcatctccttGTGCAATGTAACTTCAAGTTTCTTCAACTTCTTACCAGCTCTCTTCCAGACACCCTACGGTGTCTTTGTGTACACCCTTTTAAATATACGCGTATAGTACTAAGAACAGGCGGCATCTCTGTAAATGTGACTTAGCGAGATAGTCCTTAAATGGCGGAGAGAACAGGGAAATGGAGGAAGGACATTCTCACGGGAGAACAGTGGAATGAGCAAAGGAGCAGAAACTGTAATACACGTCATGTTTAACAATCAATGGGCCTAACTTGCCAAAagagagacacagggaaaaaagattttaaagaagcTGGATCGTGAAGTCCCTGGAACGATGAGACTGTGAAATctattaatataaatgaaaatgaacaaaatcatCGTTATAGGAGATTGATTTATCACTTGAAAGCAAGCAATCACAGAATTTACGTGAGCCATTCACAAAGAGCACATTATAAATGTTATAATCCCCTCACTCCCCTTAGAGTGAAGCAATCAATAGCCCTAGAATCTCGCTAAAGGAGATGCTGAAAACCAGGGTATGATCCACAGACCACACATTTCCTTTGATGTGGCAGTCCACTCTGGTTAGAAAGAGGCCGATGACCCCAAGCGGTTACTTTGTCCTATCCTGGGAGTCACACTCAGTGGCTTCAACCTCTAGATTTCCTGTATTTCTtaccctctctcttcttcctctggtcttccttcttttccttcagttTGTGGTTCATGCCCCACCTCTGCTGAGTTCTAGCTGTATGACCGTTGGCAAATTACTCACATTCCCTGTAACccagctttctcttctgtaaaactgAGGATTTTTACAGGACTTTGAAAATTAATTGTGACCGTTAAACGAGTTAAAGTACAGGTTcacccaccctacccccaccatGGGAAAGCAGAGCGATCTTACGAAACCTTTCACAAACTGAAATGGCATGAAGTGAAGAGCAATTACCATTCATTGACACGGGAAAAATTTTTGAGCATTCCCAGACTTCCAAGATAACCTACCAAATAAAACATAGAACCTAAAATAACACTAACATAGTCAACGGAATGTTATGATAAATAGAGCGTCTACACGTTTGTACAGCGTTGTTTCACTTACCAGTCAGTGCGCGCTGCCTTCATAGCAGCTTCAAAGCTGCAAACAAATGGCGACCACTATTCTGGCTTTTCGCCTTTTTTTCATAAACGTCAATATCCTTTCGGGTTTCTTTCAGCTAGTGAAAACAGACACTAAGGGTAGGTCTTTCATCAAACTGGAGCGTCATTAGCAAACTTTCGAAAAGCGGGGGTACCTGTTTCTAAAGCGATTAGGAGAGTCTGGCATAAGTGCTACTTATGTTCATTGTATTTTGCATCCTGATCGTTCGTAATTCAACAATACCAGACGCTCTGCACAGGGGATGCAGAGTGAACAGAACAAGCTCTTATCCTCCATAGCCACAGTTCTCCTGATTTTGTGGGCAAGGCAATGACTTTAGAAACAGTTTCCTGGATTCAATTTGTTAGCTACTATTTATTGTCTTTGTAACCTTGGATGAGACACTTAATTCCTCTAattctctttcctcatctgtaaaatgaggattaaTGAAACCTACTTTGAAGATTTGTTCAGACaattaaataagacaaaatatgCACATTGCCTGGCACAGTTGGAACTAAAATATAGGCGCCTTCCCCCATAAACCTGTGGCTACGCCGGAGGCTGCGGGACCCCACCTTGAGCTCAGGTGCCAGCGCTTTCTTCTCAAGTGCGAGGCAGGAGTGAGGAAGTATAAGGAGAGGCAGAAACCGGGATGTGGGAGAGGGAATAGAccggagggaggcagggaggcagggaggcagggaggcagggaggcagggagcccccacccccgccccggacTACATCTCCCGGGATGCTCAGCAAAGGGagcgcccgccccgccccgccccgccccacggGCACCGCGGGCGCTGCCCACCGCGCGGAGCTCAGTGGCGTGTGGTGGCAAAAGTGCCCCGGCGGGGATGGCAGACTTTCCCTAGGAGCCCTGCGGGGACAAGCGCGCGgccctccagccacactgggTGACgaagcaggaggtgagtggtgaGAGTGAGCGTGGCAGAGTCGCAGGGGCGAGGGAGAGACCCCGGGAGCCCCGCAGAGCAGGGGAGCGCGTCCCCACTCAATGCCCAAGGTGCCTGCCCAGCCTCAGGGCACCCAGCGAACGCAGCCGGACTCCGGATGCCTCCCGAGGGCGCAGGAGTTCACCCGGAATGGATTGATCGATCCCGCGAGGGAACCGCTGCCCAGTGCCTGCGGCGCGACGTCCCCACACAGCGCTCGCGGGACGGATTCCGCGGTCGCCCTCTCCAGACCAGCCTCGCCCGGGTCAGTTAGTTCCAGTGCAGATATCCGTGCTCTTAATCGATAGCAGACGGCCGAGGAAAAGTGCTTTCCTTTCGCTCTGATGTGCAGTTTTATCACCTGCGCTCCTCAACgcgaaagaagagagggaggggtcGGAAGGCTAGACTTTAGCTGGCCCCCTGGGATCATCTATTCTCCATCCCGGGTGGAAGCCCCGGGTCACAGCTGCAAAGGGAATCCACCAGGCAGCTAGTGTATCGACGAGGGAGCAAGCGGAGTCTCTCTTTGAAGGAAAGATAAACGTAGGACCAGGGAATTAAGTGgcgatttctctccctctttattaAAAATTGGAAGTCCCCTAAGGGACTTTGCCGATTTTATGATTTTATCCCAAGTAGTCCAGTGTGATGAGTTAATTGTGCGAAAGGTTAATCAGAGCGCCCAATGTCTAAGGGACCTGTGAGCTTTCTCATTTCAGCAATCAAACCGTTACCATCGCTTCGTTCATTGAGGGATCCTGCAGTAGAGATCTGTCCACTTGCTACGGGAAAGCTCTGCTTCAGTTATGGTTTTCTTGCAATTGGTGTATGGTTTGTTGGTTTTCTGTTTTAGCTGCACAGAAACTCCAATAATAGGAGAAGAGTGGGTTAATAAAAAAACTGATATATAGCAGAGAACATGTGGATTCCCTCTCCCACATTTTGAGTTGCCATGTTGACCTCAGGTGAGCCTTACctgtgcttctgtgtgtgttACCAGCTCCTGGAGCTGTGGGTTTTGAATCATAGTAAACCCCAAAGCCATGGGTTTGCGTGAGTTACTACCCATGGGCTtggaatcaaaataaaaagcgcCCTTGTTTGAAACCTCTTTCCTTGGTGATAGTGGAAAGTGAATTTTTATCCTCAGAAGATGtcagaggcagagaaagacaggcaGATGGTTTTCTGCTCAACTTAATAGCTCTGTCCCAGGAAGGTCCCTTGCTGCAGTTGGGGTGAGGGAATGACATGGATACAAAGTTCCAGAGGTAACCTTGGAGATAGCTTCTTGCCTATTTGCCTTAACAGAGCCCTGACTCTGTCGGTTAATTTGTATTCTATTGTCAGTTTATTTCTAGATTgggtttgtgaagtttctggaTGGTCAGCGTCCTGTGCACCTGTGTTAGCAAAGCGTGCAGAAGGAGAGGAGCTCAGACCCATGCAGACTCAGTGAGCAGGAGTAGCTGACCTGCCCTGGAGCaggcagctctgtgtgtgtgtgtgtgtgtgtgtgtgtatagcagTGGGTTGGCCCATAGTATTTGCAGGGACCACACAATGAATGAAGTATGTTGTCTACACACTTCTGAGTCCAGAACACGCTACCTTCCTCTGGTAGCAAGGGGATGGGCTAAGAATGGAAGCACAATGAACAGGCTTAGGGTCTTATATGTACAGGGCTGGGTGACTACGGTCATCGGATGTATGCAGTGTAAAGTTAGGAGGGGTGGCTGATTAAACCTGCGTTCTTTCACCTGCTTCAGAGCTGTGCAGTCAAAATGCTGAGCCTCAGCTCCAGGAGACCCCAGCTGATAGTGACATACACATTCACCCATGGTGATGCTCTAAAGCTAATCTGCATTAGAATCTGTTCCGAACTAAAGAGAGTGTAAATACTTATCATTTAACTGAATCATTGAGAAGTCTGTGCTTCCCCAGGTTCTCCAGAAAATCAGCAGTTCTGCTAAAAAAGGTCCCTGTCTTTCTCATTTGTCTCTACACAGGAAACCTGCGTTTTCATTGAGAGATCCTGTCACAGAAATGTGTGAGTCCTTGGATAAATTTGGCTTGGTGACGGCAATGCCTTCTTCAGAGACACTGCTACTTCCTCCGCGCACCTTTTCTACCCTGACCTAAGTTTCCTAGTGTTAATCCCTGTGATAAGTCAGAGGATTTGCCCTTTTCACACTCTCTTGACACTAGGTATCCTCTCCGTTCTCCTACCCCTTGAGGAGGACCTGGGGTTGAAGTGTCAACACTGTGGCTGCCAAGGAGATGGGGTCCTCCCCAGCTGCACTCCTGGCAGTTgagttctttttaatgtaattggCAGAATTTCCAGAAGCTGCTGGGGGATTGTCTGAGTAGCTCCGATGGAGCTCCACTATCTTGCTAGGAAGAACAGCCAGGCAGCCTTGTGCGATGCTGTGGGCTGGAGTTCAGGAGGGTCTCCCGCTGGCCAGGCACATGCGGCAGCCTCCAAAGCTGCTCTCTGCTGCCAGAGACGCTGTACATCGACACCAAGAGCAGCTGAGATGGAAGGCTCTAAACTTCGCCCTTCTccatcctccttctcctcctctctgcagGACAGTGTTATTCAGCCAGATTCCTTCCCACCAGGACTTCTCAACTCAGGAAACACCCAAGTAGCAGAACGGAAAGTCTGCAATTGCTGCAGCCAGGAACTGGAAACTTCTTTTACTTACGTGGATGAGAATGTTAACTTGGAACAGAGGAACCGGAGCCCCCCTTCAGCAAAAGGGGGTAATCACCCGGAAGACCTTGACTGGGAAAATTCCAATGAGTGGCCCCACGAGGCTGCCATTTCCTTGATATCTGATGACGAAGATGATACAAGTTCAGAAGCCACATCTTCAGGGAAGTCAGTAGACTATGGCTTCATCAGCGCCATCTTGTTCTTGGTCACTGGCATCTTGCTGGTGATCATCTCTTATATTGTCCCACGGGAAGTGACTGTGGATCCCAACACCGTGGCGGCCCGGGAGATGGAACGCCTGGAGAAAGAGAGCGCCAGGCTGGGCGCGCACCTGGACCGGTGTGTGATTGCGGGACTCTGCCTGCTTACTCTTGGGGGCGTCGTTCTGTCCTGTCTGCTCATGATGTCTATGTGGAAAGGGGAGCTGTATAGTCGCAACAGGTTTGCCTCTTCCAAAGAGTCTGCCAAACTCTATGGTTCTTTCAGCTTCAGGATGAAAACCAGCACGAATGAGAACACCCTGGAACTGTCCTTGGTAGAGGAAGATGCTCTGGCTGTTCAGAGTTAATTCTGGTTGTGAACTTCCAGAGAGTCTTCCTTGGCATTTtatatgagaaaacaaacaaacaaaaccaaaccacacTTCTTAAAATTAACAGTGCAGTTTGTTTGCCTGGCAAGAAAAGTTTATGCCCCAAACCAACAGCCCGTGAGAGTTttgttcttcatgtattttttctgtagaaGAAAGCCACGTAAGCTGCGTTAGGAAACCGCAATCAGCACACCTGTCCTTCTGAGGAGCTGAGACTGACTCGTGTAATGCCATCAGTTTCTACTTCAGTAGCAAATATTTCTAGCAGCCCAATGTACAAATGATCCTGTACAAAGAACAATACAGGATATTGTTCTTTGGACACTAGGAGTTCCCACACATAGATCAATTATAGCCACCTATTTTGTGAAAAAGAACTTAAACACTAATCACATAATAAGGcttatatttaattctcaaaGGTTCTTGAGAATTACTAAAGGCTAAATTTTTTCAtactaaattttttctttctataatttGCCTACTTGCTAAAATACAGGGTtttgaatttaaatgttttaaaacttgagGATACTGGTTATTTGAAAACCTATAAAATTGCTTGTgttgtatttaaaattattcctgTACTCACAAGTGGTAATTGAGTCATTAGAATACACTTTCTAGTAAAAGAAAGTTATATAAATCATTATGAGACCGATCTGAATTTAACCCATAATGGTAGTGCCAGATATTAGCCCGTGTCACGTGAACATTTTCTAGAGGAAGTCAAGTTAGTTGCTGATATAAATTTCATTGCCTGTTCCTGGTTTAGCTACGATACTGGTTACTCATGCTCTTAAAGTCTGTCCTGATTCTCACATAAGAGAGGCAAAGCGTGAGACACTTTTAATATACTTCCAGACATGCAAACATCTAGGCAGATCTGAGTCACGACTGGCTCAGGAACACTCCCAcgtgactttttgttgttgtttggagAAAACTTCTGATACAATTGCAGCTAGACTCGGGGACTGCGCCTGGAAGCCCTCACCACTTGCTCTAGGCCACGCAGCAAGACATTGCCCAAAGATGGCAGCAGTCCTTAAGCCCATAGCCAAAGAATtaaagggaggggggtgggcaggagataTTAAATACACTGATTCAGTGGGAACTGCACCCCTCATCACACTGCTCCAGGCCTCCTGCTGAGCTCCTTGTATCCAGGCCTTCAGTGACTGTGAGCTCTGGCCTCAGGAAGCTCTACGAGAGACATGATGGGCAATGTGGCCACAACTTGCAAAACACCCAGTGTC from Desmodus rotundus isolate HL8 chromosome 8, HLdesRot8A.1, whole genome shotgun sequence encodes:
- the TMEM74 gene encoding transmembrane protein 74 translates to MELHYLARKNSQAALCDAVGWSSGGSPAGQAHAAASKAALCCQRRCTSTPRAAEMEGSKLRPSPSSFSSSLQDSVIQPDSFPPGLLNSGNTQVAERKVCNCCSQELETSFTYVDENVNLEQRNRSPPSAKGGNHPEDLDWENSNEWPHEAAISLISDDEDDTSSEATSSGKSVDYGFISAILFLVTGILLVIISYIVPREVTVDPNTVAAREMERLEKESARLGAHLDRCVIAGLCLLTLGGVVLSCLLMMSMWKGELYSRNRFASSKESAKLYGSFSFRMKTSTNENTLELSLVEEDALAVQS